In Vibrio tritonius, the following are encoded in one genomic region:
- a CDS encoding condensin complex protein MksE produces MSDRFTETIERLLQGEVICHYSQPGLTQYLAQPLHFDEVSQFLRRIGRVVLVTNDELGYYCGYLQPEEHKASIRRQFELVSDKLDGLVSWLRLARMAQNLDRPIVAGDIVKEGELLAEMESSPVLQTQLDDVAHKLNVGRKESTLKVKLSKVFDYLKDNGYLIAISGTGSVYQATAKWSLLYEQMDFVLRFSGIEEPSEESHIQGEMF; encoded by the coding sequence ATGAGTGATCGTTTTACGGAAACCATTGAGCGGCTCCTGCAAGGTGAGGTGATTTGCCATTACAGCCAGCCGGGGTTGACCCAATATTTGGCGCAGCCTCTGCATTTTGATGAGGTGAGCCAGTTCTTACGGCGCATTGGTCGCGTGGTGTTAGTCACCAATGATGAGCTGGGTTATTACTGCGGCTATCTGCAACCGGAAGAGCACAAAGCGAGTATTCGCCGCCAGTTTGAATTGGTGAGCGATAAACTCGACGGTTTGGTCAGTTGGTTGCGTTTAGCGCGCATGGCGCAAAATCTCGATCGCCCAATTGTCGCGGGCGATATTGTGAAAGAGGGTGAATTGCTGGCGGAAATGGAATCCTCACCTGTGCTGCAAACTCAGTTAGACGATGTGGCGCACAAGCTCAATGTTGGGCGTAAAGAGAGCACTCTGAAAGTGAAATTGAGCAAGGTATTCGATTATTTAAAAGATAACGGATATCTGATCGCGATTTCGGGCACAGGCTCGGTATATCAAGCTACGGCGAAATGGTCGCTGCTCTACGAACAGATGGATTTTGTGCTGCGTTTTTCGGGGATTGAAGAGCCGAGTGAAGAGTCGCACATTCAAGGAGAGATGTTCTAA